The genomic segment GAACAATCACAGATAAAGCAATTTTTACACATTACTCGCTCATTACATTTGGATTCCCAAGTCAAGTACTGCATGCTAGCATTAGGATTGGGCGATTTATACCTACGTCTGCCACTCAGTTTGACTTACCAGGAAAAGATTTGGGATCACGCAGCTGGTAACGTACTGGTGCAAGAAGCAGGTGGAATCCACACAGATGCTATGGAAAACGTACCTCTAAATTTTGCCAGCGGCAGAACTCTTCTAACCAAAGGTGTTATTGCATCTAGTGGTCCCCCAGGAATTCACGATAGGGTTGTCGGTGCTTCTAACAAGATCATTAGCTCAAGATTGGTATAAGGCAACTCGGTCTCGAGCTGTAGCCCGAGGAGATACAGATTGCTGATTACGATTGCCAGTAGCGTTTCTCCTACATTTAGACAATCCACCAATATCCATAATACAATGTAGTATAAGTATGGTTATAATGCAGTATATAGCGTATTCACCCGTTCACGtgcttcttttcttcttatccttTGCCCCTAAGgaaacttttcaacaaatgGGAACGCAACTTCATTCAAAGCAGTAATAACCGACAAACAATCCGAAGTGTAAACATATAAGAGCTTTTTGAACCTCTGAGAGGTTATTAAAGGTGCTGTTAAATATCCTATCAAACACAAGACTGATACGGGGCTCTTTCGTTCAATTACTTTTCCCTCGTCGTTACCGATTTCCCTTCTGTTACTAAACTTGCATACGGTATAACGCACGTAAAACTTTTTCCCATAACAAAGGAAACAGCTAATTGAATGTGATTATACGTAAACTATATCCAAGGAATAGGTGTTGGAAACGATGTCTaatttggtaaaagaaCTGTCTCACACTACAAGACCACCTCTACCGACGAATAATCCTCATGATTTACCGCTACCGCACCAATTACTTCACCATAACACTACGGCTGCCAACCAAGTCCTAGGTTTACCAGGGATGTTCTCCACATTCAACGCCGGTCAGTTAAAAAGGTTGAGAACTGTTGCAATTACTTCATCTGCATTGTCACTAGCCTTTGGTGTCGTGGCGGTTTTCTGTCTTATTAATATTGACAAAAGGCGTAAAGTCTTTAGACATGACCTTCTGTTTTTCCTGATCGTTTGTGGGTTTATCAAAGCTTTGGTTCTTATGATCTATCCGATGGTGATTTTAATCAGAGACAGTGTCTATTTTAATCCATACTTTTTTAACATTTTGGGGTGGTTTACGGCATACACGGTGGAAGGTTCAGATTTAGctatcttcttctttgcagTCCATTTTGGGCTGCTGATCTTTAGACCTTCCAGGAAATGGCGAAACAGAAGAACAGGGAATTTAGAAGGAGGCCTCTATAGGATGAGAGCTCTGATATGGCCATTAACTGGTTCAATACCGCTTTTGTTAGCTAGTCTAGCGTTCGTGGATTTTACaattattgatgaaaagaaattactAGAGGAAACTACATTGGTGTTGTATAATCAAAGATatgaatccaaaaattaTGCAAGAATTGGTGGCTATAAGCCATACAGCGCATGGTGTTACTTGCCTCCATATCCCTTGTGGTACAAACTAGTTTTGAGTTGGGGACCCCGGTACTTTTTGATTATATTCATTTTAACTCTTTATGCTGCCATCTACGCATTTGTGGTGAAGGAAAGCagaaagatcaagagaGAATTGGGCGATTTTAGACGGAACAATGATGGAGATGAAGAtagaggaagaaaaaaatctgTGAAAAGCAGAAGCCTTCGATTCTCGCGGTTTTTCACTAAGCCAATTGCTGCTTTGATGAGAGCCATTAAAAGCTTTTGTATCTCCACAGATGACATAAGCGAACAGGAAAGAGATGTCTCAGGAGCAGGTACTCAAGAACATGGCATGTTcctttcctttttcaaCGGTATGAATGAAGCAAATGGTCGAGGGGGTCACGACCACAACAAACATACCGGCAACAACGATGGTTATCATAAtgacaataataatactaatactaataatcATAATTATAACCAGAATAATATTATCGGTGCTGGATTGGGTAATGATAGTGGGCGGGTTACGCGACAAATGATGGGAAACCCACACCAACTCCATATCGATTCAGTTATTCAAGAGGGCTGTGAAAATTtagacgaagaagaaggcaACAGTCAAGTCTCTGAAGATTTATTTGGAGCACTATCAAATCCAAGCGGGTTGCACAACGAGAACGAAGCTCCCCCTTCTccagaggaagatgatcACCGATTAAAGCCTAGTAATTCAAAAATGGGCGTATCACCAATTCACAGTATATTTAGACCATTAGGtggtaaaaaaaatcatcctgaaaaatccaatgCGCATACAGatcagaagaaagaaaggGTAAATGATGTGCAGGCAGATTTCCAGAGACACACTTATGCCGAAATGAAAAGACGTAGATTACAGATTCAGAGAAACGTTAAGTTGATTTTCGTCTATCCGTTTTCGTATATCGccatttggattttccCCTTAGTGGTTGATATCACACAATACAGGTATGAAATAACACACGGCCCTATAGTTTGGCTAGCATATATTGCCACCATCGTACAGCCGCTAAACTGTTTTGTGGATACGATTGTCTTCCTGTTTAGAGAACGTCCATGGAAATATTCTTGGCGTGAAGTGGAAACAAAGGAACTTATGGATGCCTATATGCTTAAGGGGGAACTAAATGAAAGTGATATTGCGGAATTATGCTCCAGTGAATTAGGTAGAAGAGGCTGGTACTTTCGTGGGAGACTTGAGAGGAAAGATTGTTGGAGGCATCAACCAGCAAGATGGAAACGTATCGCTTGGTATCTTTACCGTTTCTTTAAAGgaactttcaaaaaagaTTACGATTTTAAAGATAACTGCAATGACGAAAACTATTGGAATCAGTATTACTCTGCCAATACAAAATCCCGTAGCGGAACCACACAAAAACACCCATCATTGCAAAAGGAGAGACAATTTTCGTTCCCATCTGATTCCACAACGTTGAGTGATGCTGCTGCTCAGCATAACAACGTTAATAAACGCTTGTCGGTACCCAATGAATCTGAATATACAAAAGTGCCATTATTCTGGAAAGCCATTCATTTTCTCCCCATGTTGAGAGCTATTGATTTGGACGAAGTGAATCGACAAATTCGTTTGAAATCTAAAGATGACGATTTTGTTATCCCCGGATTACAAGCTGTACTAGGTGCAAGTcatgataatgataataaaaataacATTGATACTCGCCGGGCGAGTGTCGCTGATGGTGGTACAGGCATTTTCAAACCAGGTTACTCACTCTCGGCTACCAGAAGTGAGGATATTGGCGGATTACCCACTAGATGGGAGCCATCTGCAGAAAACCCCCATATTAACACTAATGCTAGTGCTACCGATGGCGAAGGTCGTAGTAGAAATGGAACAAGTGTTCCCACTGCTGTAAATATGGACTTCAGCGACGTGGTGGGAGAAGGCCCTCACGGTCCTGCATCGAAGAAACTATCATTGGCAACTGTCACACAAGATGATGCTATTGATATGCTGGCATTTTTAAAAGGTCCTACAACATAGAGGATATGAATCCCAGTAATTTCTAATAATTCTATGAAGGTTTGTAGTTATAACATTTTCGATATTTATTACTCCGTACTACATAAGCATACCGCGAAGTAAATCGCAAAGGGGCATAATGATTATAAGCTAGACTCCATTTAGCTGGATATACAAGCTATCACCAAAGGAGCTCAATGGACATATTATATCATAGGCGCTCACACATGTCAAGTCGGAACTGGAAAATATCATTAACTACTTTCAACTGTGGTAAGGCGTTGCCGTTTGATCAACCTCAATTAGTTTCGAGAATTCTTGAAGAACTGTTACCCAATACCATAGCTGATGATATTTACGTTATTGGATTGCAAGAATTCGTCCCCATCTGGCAAGGATCATTTGCAAGTGTGGTAGAACCACTTTTACAATCGCTGTCTGATCGAATAATGGAAAATCTGAATCAACAATCTGGTAAAGAATATAGCCTTGTCGGATTTTGCAATACTGGTGCCATTGGTCTTTTAGTAGTTGCTGACAAGAATCTAGTCAAGAATCAAGTTGTTACCTGTAACTACAGATGTGGATATTTTTGGTCCAGTTTGAAAGGTGCTGTTTCGTTATGCTGTTCTCTTTCGAGAGAAGGTGATGAACCAGAAACCTTCACCTTTATATGTAGCCATTTAGCTGCTAATAAGGGTGAGTCCTACAAGCAGCAACGCATTGAAGATTACAAGGCGATTATGGCCACTTGTCAAGAGCAATTCCGTTTGACAGCTTTCAAACAGGGCCACATTTTCTTTATGGGTGACTTAAACTTTAGATTGGAAGGTGACCAAGATTTAGAGCTCGATTATACTGATCCAGATATGATTAAACAACTCTCCAAGACCAGAGATGAGTTAAACATTTGTAAGGAAAAAGGTCTGATCTTCCAAGATTTCCAAGAAGCTAATATTGAATTCCCGCCAACGTACAAGTACATTACAAACCAAGCAGATGAGCTCAATAATAAAAGGGAACCTGCCTGGTGTGATAGAATTCTGTTCAAGAAATACCCACAAGAAGATCACAAGGTGGATGCCTACGTTTCCATCCGACGCTCGGAGACTTTACAGTTTTCAGATCATCAACCAGTCCATCTAGCCATTCAGGTCCCGCGGTTATCTGCAGCATCCACGATGAATTCACCGAGAAGCCTGCCCTTGACCCAGGGAACCCTGACGGGTGATGTTGCAGATAAAGTGATAGGTTACGGCGGTTGGGCAGTAACCAAGAGATTGCACTTTGTTGTAATACTACTAATAGTGATGTACctattttcaaaatcattttGATATGAGAGGGGTGAAAAGGACAACAAGCAAGTTTGAAATCAATTCAAGTCTAATCTCTTGAAGGAAGGGACTCTTCAAACCATTTTTTCGTTTGCTTCGATGAGAAGCGAATCTTTCAGACTATCTAATCAACTACTGTATAGCGATCGAAAATCTTGTTAAAAGACTTAAAATATTACTATAGAAGCTAGAATAGCTTCATATGTATGGCATTTAGATATAAGAATTGCTTTCGTTGGATTAGAAATATGAGCAACTACGTCAACGGATCGccatcaccatcatctcATGAGTTTGAAAAGCATCTACTCAAAGAGATTGAGAGCGTTAAGACAGACCAGCTCAATAAACGTAAGAGAAAGCAGATAGAATCCTCCTCGAAATCGCAGAAGACCAAAGCCCAAACTAACGAACTTCGTGATGAGAATGGTTTCAAATTGAGAGTAGTGGAGGTTAACAACAAGAGAAGCCGACAAGTGGATCCTGACTACGAAGTTGTCGTTGATGGTCCACTAAGAAGAATTACACCATACTATTTCACCTACCAgacattttgtaaattgaGATGGAGGGATAGAAACCTTTTCGAAGTGTTTTGTGATGAATTCAGAGACAGAGACCAAGATTACTATAGGAAAACTATCGCCGGTGGATCAGTCTATTTGAATGACGAACCTgccaatttggaaagtatTATACGCAATGGTGATTGCATTAGACACAAGATTCATCGTCATGAGCCACCAGTCACATCAAGACCTATTAAAGTTGTttatgaagatgaaaatctTTTAGTGATCGACAAGCCAAGTGGTATCCCAGTTCACCCCACAGGGCGTTATCGTTTCAATACTATTACaaaaatattggaaaagaagCTAGGGCGTACAGTTCACCCCTGTAACAGATTAGATAGATTGACAAGTGGACTTATGTTTATGGCCAAGACGCCCAAAGGTGCTGATGAAATGGCAGATCAGTTAAAGGCAAGAGAAGTAACTAAAGAGTACGTTGCAAGGGTTGTTGGCGAATTCCCTGTAGGTGAAGTCGTTGTTGACAATccattgaaatctttagaACCGAAACTGGGACTTAATGTCGTATGCGGcatggatgaagaaggtgctAAACATGCAAAGACTGTTTTCCGTAGGGTTAGTTATGATGGTGAGACCAGTATTGTGAAGTGTAAACCATTGACAGGTAGAACTCATCAGATTCGTGTTCATTTACAATACTTGGGACATCCAATTGCTAACGACCCAATATATTCTAACCTCAAGGTTTGGGGACCAAACCTTGgtaaaaatggtgaagCCGATTATTCACAAGTcattgagaaattgaatgCAATTGGCAGAACCGAATCTGCCCAAAGTTGGTACCATAGGGACTCTCAGGGTGAATTACTAGGGAATGAGAAATGCCCCCAGTGCGAGACAAGTCTTTTTACAGATCCGGGCCCCAGCGATTTAGACTTATGGTTGCATGCGTATTTTTACGAATCTACGGAATTGGATCCAACTACTGGTGATAAAAAATGGAGTTATTGCACTGAATTCCCAGATTGGGCCCTTGAGCCACACCGTAAATACATGAAATTAGCACTGGAACAAGCTGCTAAATGCGGACCAACGACAACTGCATTCAGCGTAGGTGCTGTTCTCATCAATGGCACTGAAGTGATCTCAACAGGATATTCAAGAGAATTACCAGGAAATACCCATGCTGAACAGTGTgctttggaaaaatatttCAGTAACACAGGCTCAAGTGAGCTACCAGAAGATACAATCATCTACACAACAATGGAGCCATGCTCCTTTAGACTTTCTGGCAACGATCCATGtgttcaaagaattatcAATACTAATGGAAAAATCAAGACAGTCTTCGTTGGTGTCCTAGAGCCTGATACTTTTGTCAAGAACAACTCAAGCCGTAGTTTACTGCAAAGACACGGTATTGACTACATAAAAATTCCTGGATATGAAGAAAAAGCTACAGAACTGGCCACTAAAGGACATGAAAAGACGAACTAGAGGCGCTTGAATGCCATTGAAGCCAATTTGTCTCTAATTTATACTATTATTTAGCGTATAATACTTGTTGACGATCgtaattgaaaaaatcacTGTGactaccaaaatttttcaactcttAGTATTAAACAGAGAAAGATAACATCGAAGGTCGAAATTATTTTACTTTAAACCTTGAAAGTCGTTAAATCGACCTGATAGAGCATTCTAGAGTGCTTTTTAGCTTTCCCCacatatttcaattgatcattgCAAGATGCCCCCAAGAAAGTTTCTAGGTTCCAAGAACTTAGCTGGAAGGGCTAAGGAGCATTCGCAGTTCTTAGAAGCCCTTAAATTGTACGAATCCAGACAGTAtaagaaatctttgaagacTTTAGATACTGTTCTAAAGAAAGATTCTTTAAATATTGATGCTTTAGCACTTAAAGGTTTGGACCTGTTGTCATTgggagaaaaaaaagatgctGAAAACTATGTGAAGAATGCAATTTCTAAGATCCAAAGTATTGGTGCATCTGCAATCTGTTGTCATGTTCTTGGTATTTATATGAGAAGTACGCAGAACTACGCTGAAGCTATCAAATGGTTTCAAACTTCTTTGGACAATGGATCAGCCAACCAGCAGATCTACAGAGATTTGGCTACTTTACAATCAcaaattggtgattttaAAGGTGCTTTGGCATCGAGGAAAACCTACTGGGAATCATTCTTAGGGTATCGTTCCAATTGGACGGGCCTGGCAGTGGCTCAAGATATTAATGGAGAACACGAAAAAGCAATCGACACCTTATCACAATTTGAGAAGTTAGTCGAGGGTAAATTGGGTGAACCTGAACTATATGAACATAATGAATGTCTCATGTATAAGAACGATATCATGTTTAGAGCCGCTGGTGATAATAAGGATAAATTGCATAACGTGTTGAACCATCTGAATGAAGTGGAAAAGGACATTTTCGACAAATATGGTGTCTTGGACCGTAAGGCAGCAATTTACCACAAATTAGGTGACTCTAAATTGGCCTCGAAGTATATCAGAATGTtaattcaaagaaaccctgatgatttccaattctacGGAAGATTGGAGGAAGCACTTGGCATTCAGAATGATAATGAGAAGAGGGAAATTTTGTATGGTAACTTACAAAAATTCTACCCCAGATCTGATCCACCAAAATTCATTCCCTTGACATTCATAGATGATAAGAGTAAATTGGAAGCCAAATTTGCAGATTACGTGATTGCTCAATTGAAGCGCGGTGTACCAGCAACTTTTGGTAATGTTAAACCTCTTTATAGGAGTAGAAGTGAATTTGTCCCAATCTCTGATAAAGTGgttaatgaatttttccaacaagTGGACCCTTACAAGGATCCCGTTTCCTATGTCTGGACGTGTTACTACTTAGCACAACACTACTTGTACgtcaaagatttttcaaaggctGAATCCTTTATCAATAAAGCTATTGAGAGTACTCCAACTCTAGTCGAGTTTTACATTTTGAAGGGTCGTATCCTAAAGGCCATTGGTAAATTAGACGAAGCCGCCGAATGGTTAGAGGAAGGTAGAAAGTTGGATCTACAAGACAGATTTATCAATACCAAGACAGTCAAATATTTGTTAAGAGCCAACAATGTCGATAAAGCTGTCGAAACAGTATCATTGTTTACCAAGAATGACGATTCTGTAAACGGTGTCAAGGATTTGCACTTGGTAGAAGCCGCTTGGTTTATCGTGGAGCAAGCTGAAGCTTATCACAGATTGTACTTGGAATCCAACAAAAGATTGCACGAAAAATTATCAGCTGTGAAGACCCAAGGacttgttgaagaagatgtggaaTCTCAATTAAAGGAGTTGAAACAATTAGAATGGTCAAcgaaaaaatatcaaggTTTATCACTTAAGAGATTTCAAGCCGTCGCTAAAATGTACAGACAATTTGAAGACGACCAACTAGATTTCCACTCTTATTGTATGAGAAAAGGCACTCCAAGAGCTTATCTAGAAATGTTGGATTGGGGTCGCAGGATCTACGGAAACCCAATGTACGTCCGTTCCATGAAAGGTGCATCCCAAATCTTATTCCAACTACACGATGAATCCGCAGAGAGCAAGAAGGAATTTGATGAGACCTTTAACGGTAtaatgaaagaaaatgcaaagaaatcaaagaagGTGAACTCTCAGTTGAACAAACATAGAGACGAGGAACGCAAAGCTTGCGTAGCATACTCTGAATCAGAAGATAAAGATGTATTTGGCCttgaattgatctcttcGCAAAATCCTTTGGAAGTGTTTTGGAATGAATTTTACAAGTCTTATGCTACCAAATCTTCGGAAGAAGCCCGTGATTATGTGTTAGAATTCGAATACCAATACAGAACAGGCAAACTGGCACTTTGTCTAGCAGCTCTTAACAAATATGCCAAATATCACGGCGAAAAATCAGGCCTTACTGGTGCCATGGCAATTACTCTCTTGCTAGCAACTCGTGAATCTGAACCATTCGAAGCCATTGCTCAAAAAGTGGCATTTAAAGGTTGTGAATCCATCAAGGATTTACCAGTGGCAGAAAGAGATAACCAAGAATTCGATTGGTGCTCTTTCTTTACAGAGCATTATGAACAAGATCTACCATCACTTTTGTTTCTGTACAAGCATGAACCCAGACAAGGGGAAACTTACAAGGCATTGATACTTAATCAAATCAGCACAGTGAGACCTCAACATCAAATGCAGGTATTACAATACCAACTCTGATTTTAAAAGACTATTTTAGCTTTTGTTTAGTGTTTATGTATTAAAAGCTCTGTGTCCCATCATAACAATGAGAATGAAAGAAAACCTTTTTATACCGATGTTAAACAACTAACTAACATTTGTATAAAGGAAACCTGAGGTAACCCAAGCTAAAAGAAAGAGTCGCAGCTCTATTTTCCAATAGTATTTCACAATTCAATATGAACGGCTCTGTACCTTCTTCAGTCCAATCTTCAAACAGTATATCCAAAGTGGACCGTAGACGTCGAGATAACATCAATGACAGAATTCAACAGTTGCTTACGATGATTCCACAGGAATTCTTTCAAGAGTACAACAGAAGCAACAACGACTCTGAAACTTCTCTATTGGACACACCTGTCAGTGGCACCCCCAAGGAAAGTTCTATCGCAAAGGCAAAGAGTACTGGTACCAAAGATGGTAAACCCAACAAAGGACAGATTCTTACACAGACTGTGGAATACATCAATGCACTACAAAACCAGGTGGATTCAAATAATAGAGAGGAAGCTGAATTAATCTTCAAAGTTCAAGAGCTCAGCAAGAAAACTGGTACCATTATTAACGATGTCAACTTAGAGAACACAAGTGCAGAAGTTGCACTGTCAAAGATAGGTGTTGGCCCATTAGCAGGTAATACCGATGAACCTCTACAGTCGGTTTCGCCCCAGCTACAAGCATCTTCAGTAGCAGCATCAACCGTACCCGGGTCAATACCCGCTCCTCAAAACTCTTCCAGAAGCACAAAAAGAACTAGTGGTTTTGAATACGGCGGATACACTGAATACAGTTAGAGAATACCAGAGCTGGTGAAAGCATAGCGGCTaattgaattatttgataatACTTTCAGGCTCATCGCTATTATCATCACTACTTACGAAGTGTtcttctcaattttttggaCAATCTGGGctctttcttccaatgaACCAAAACCTTTTAGAACCACTATTAAATTTGAGTGTATACAAGGTTACTTCTACCGAGCAGGGTTATCAAAGGATTTTTCTCGATATTTAGTAGTTAAAATGACTACTGTATTTGGTTCCAACGTGGAGGGTTTGTCCCATAAGAGACGGTATTCACAGAATGGTGAACAGGCGAAAGTTGCTGGAGATAAAAAGACGCGTTTAGGAGAAAGTAGTGATAATGCAAATGGAAATGGGACATACGCATCCGCTGATAACGTTTTGCAAGTACCTTCTAAGGGTgatgaattacaagatgtGAGTGTTGGTTCTCATGCACATGATACTGATGTATTAGCACCGGTGGCCCCACAGAAACAGATCAGTATTGGTAAAGACAGACATACGAACAAGTATGTTTTCCCACATATATCAAGAGATGATTTAGTAAACGCACgcaaatttttaaaatactATGGATTGaggaaatttttggataGCTATTTACCGGAGGAATTAAATTCGTTATACATTTATTTTTTGATTAAATTATTAGGCTTTGAAATAAAGGATAGAGAGATGGTGAATGCAATTTACAAACATGTGGAATTACCAGAACCAAGTGCACCACCAAGAAAAGACTTGATCTACAATGATTTTGAGGATCCTTTAGAGAAAAGACACGCTGTGCGtttgatcaaagatttacaaaaggcAATTAACAAAGTTCTTTGTACAAGATTAAGATTATCAAACTTTACAACTCCAGATGCATTTGTCGAAAGGTTGCAAAGTGCCAAAAGTATCTTAGTTTTAACAGGAGCAGGTGTTTCTACGTCACTCGGTATCCCAGATTTCCGTTCTTCAGAAGGTTTTTATTCCAAAATTCGTCATTTAGGCCTTGAAGATCCACAGGACGTTTTCAATTATGATATCTTCATGCAGGATCCTTCTGTTTTCTATAACATTGCACATTTGGtcttaccaccagaaaACATTTATTCACCGTTGCATGGA from the Zygosaccharomyces rouxii strain CBS732 chromosome B complete sequence genome contains:
- the SIR2 gene encoding NAD-dependent histone deacetylase SIR2 (similar to uniprot|P53685 Saccharomyces cerevisiae YOL068C HST1 NAD()-dependent histone deacetylase essential subunit of the Sum1p/Rfm1p/Hst1p complex required for ORC-dependent silencing at HMR and for mitotic repression of mid-sporulation genes non-essential subunit of the Set3C deacetylase complex), with the translated sequence MTTVFGSNVEGLSHKRRYSQNGEQAKVAGDKKTRLGESSDNANGNGTYASADNVLQVPSKGDELQDVSVGSHAHDTDVLAPVAPQKQISIGKDRHTNKYVFPHISRDDLVNARKFLKYYGLRKFLDSYLPEELNSLYIYFLIKLLGFEIKDREMVNAIYKHVELPEPSAPPRKDLIYNDFEDPLEKRHAVRLIKDLQKAINKVLCTRLRLSNFTTPDAFVERLQSAKSILVLTGAGVSTSLGIPDFRSSEGFYSKIRHLGLEDPQDVFNYDIFMQDPSVFYNIAHLVLPPENIYSPLHGFIKMLQDKGKLLRNYTQNIDNLESYAGIDPEKVVQCHGSFATASCTTCHWKLPGDKIFENIRRLELPLCPYCYMKRKEFFPNDSVIPSGGNGGSEDISAGLNTPLKSHGVLKPDITFFGEALPSKFHKTIREDILKCDLLVCIGTSLKVAPVSEIVNMVPSHVPQILINRDPVKHAEFDLNLLGYCDDVATLIAQKCSWDIPHERWNTLKNKKFNCIESDRGVYSITPKED
- the RTG1 gene encoding Rtg1p (similar to uniprot|P32607 Saccharomyces cerevisiae YOL067C RTG1 Transcription factor (bHLH) involved in interorganelle communication between mitochondria peroxisomes and nucleus), with the translated sequence MNGSVPSSVQSSNSISKVDRRRRDNINDRIQQLLTMIPQEFFQEYNRSNNDSETSLLDTPVSGTPKESSIAKAKSTGTKDGKPNKGQILTQTVEYINALQNQVDSNNREEAELIFKVQELSKKTGTIINDVNLENTSAEVALSKIGVGPLAGNTDEPLQSVSPQLQASSVAASTVPGSIPAPQNSSRSTKRTSGFEYGGYTEYS